In Primulina huaijiensis isolate GDHJ02 chromosome 4, ASM1229523v2, whole genome shotgun sequence, a genomic segment contains:
- the LOC140974913 gene encoding uncharacterized protein: MNPPEFVGSVDPLAAMEWVKAIEAIFDYLHFEDNDRVSCAVFLQTKTERIWWEATKVTINVQTLQWNEFKEIFYDKYFSTNVKTQKVKEFLELKQGNLNVNDYILKFEEGCLFVPFIASNEKDREEQFMRGLRAEIRRDVKMSKAATYKEIVEKALLAEQDEKEIEKEKQLRRQSFNQKSQASNQSWKG; this comes from the coding sequence ATGAATCCACCCGAGTTCGTGGGAAGTGTGGATCCTCTTGCAGCTATGGAATGGGTTAAAGCTATTGAAGCAATCTTTGACTACCTGCACTTTGAAGATAATGATCGAGTTAGTTGTGCAGTGTTTCTTCAGACCAAGACTGAACGCATTTGGTGGGAGGCCACGAAGGTAACTATTAATGTTCAAACCCTCCAATGGAATGAGTTCAAGGAGATATTTTATGACAAATATTTCTCCACGAATGTCAAGACACAGAAAGTGAAGGAGTTCTTGGAACTAAAGCAGGGCAACTTGAATGTgaatgattatatattgaagttCGAAGAAGGATGTCTTTTCGTTCCTTTTATTGCTTCGAATGAGAAAGATCGAGAGGAACAATTCATGAGAGGTTTGAGAGCCGAGATCAGGAGGGATGTCAAAATGTCTAAAGCTGCAACGTACAAAGAGATCGTGGAGAAAGCTCTTTTAGCGGAACAGGACGAGAAAGAGATTGAGAAGGAAAAGCAATTGAGAAGACAGAGCTTTAATCAAAAGAGCCAAGCTTCGAATCAAAGTTGGAAAGGGTGA